ttttataaaataagtagttaTATTATTATGAGaatactttttcttttctcttttataatgattaaaatacttgagagaTCCCTAAACTATAGGAATTAGATTAAATTAATCTCTATTATTAACAGGATCAATGTAATTCCAGcactattaaaaagaattaaaataaatctaaattataacaaaattaacattactatataaaaatgtttttaaaattattctTTTCGACTACAACAGttcaatttcatacaaaataatttatttataaaactaaaaattttaaaatatttaactcTAAATTATATTCTTTGAATAGTAAATATTAACTCATTTCTAATTTAACCTTattcaaatttttattaataaaagaaTTGAAATTAATCAATTGAAACTTCTCATGTACATTCAGATCATATATAAacctttaataaatatatttattagatAATTTTTCTCAGTTTACTTTAAAACTCTTTTCTTCTTTAGATAATTTTAATCCTTCCTAAAAATTATGGtaatttcaatttggtccctacgaatatttaaattcaaaattgTGTCAATTACAGTCaataaaatttgaaaacaaaCTAAGTGGTCATATCACCATAGCTTTTATCACAAAAtatatcaaaagaaaaaaaagagaaaactgTTCTTTTCACAAAATTTTCTGATACTCAACAGTAATATGAACATTCCCAAAACATATAAAACAACACTGTACATACAAAAGAGTGCAAACCCCAGATTTTGAAGAACGTTTAACTGCTGATCCATTTGCAGATTGTGATTTTTATGAACTTTTGGTCGTCCTTCGTACTCGGGATTCATCGGCTTCATAACTTAATTAGATTAGTGCAAAACGTTTTGACAAAATCAGATATTTAATCTCCATTAACGGAGACGCTAACATCCGAATCTTCGATTTCGGGCAGAACCACGAAGCTGGGGAATGCAATGCTTATATCCCTGCAAAAGACACCACAAAGATTTTGAAATTAAACTAGCTACATTGCCAGCGGTGAATCTAGGAAATAAGTTGGGAGGGGCTAATGGAATTCTCAAAAAATTTAAGagtttaatgaaaaaaaaattaataaaatttgagagtctaattaaaacttttaaaattttgtgagcttaattaaaattttcaaagaaaaagtaaaaagtacaatgagaaatttaaaatttttggagggcctaattaaaattttctaaaacttTTAAGGAAGAAATGAAATTTTTTCAAGATTTTGTAGGGGCCCTTGGCCACCATTACTCGAGTACAAGGGTATGTTTGGGTATGCATTGGGTATCAGTTTAGCAAGATAGATTTACTCACTTCAAATATGGGAGAGTCATGTTCTTTATGAGAGATGGATATTTTGATACAAATGCTTTCCACTCTTCTAGATCGATTTTGCCGTCACCTTTTGTGTCTGCTTCGCTAAATGTCTGCAGAAAACacagaaataaaataagagttaagAATGCCGGTATCGAATACGAAGATATTCGATAGTTGATCGGTCAGAGATATCTGCACCTTATCGACAATCATCTCAACGATGTCTTCCGAAAGAACCAGTTCCGATTCATGCAGAAGTGCCAAAACCATTTCCTTCAACTGCAAGTCAatgaaatattttagttaatattGACCATATACGTGTAAACAATAGTAACTCGATGATACGAACCTCCTCATGCTCAATAAAGCCGGTTTGTCTTAAGTCGTAAAGCTTG
This is a stretch of genomic DNA from Gossypium arboreum isolate Shixiya-1 chromosome 11, ASM2569848v2, whole genome shotgun sequence. It encodes these proteins:
- the LOC108454331 gene encoding calcineurin B-like protein 4 isoform X2 produces the protein MGCASSKRSKQLHGYEDPSVLAAETPFTASEVESLEELYKKLSNSIIADGLIHKEEFHLALFKNRNQRNLFADRVFDLFDLKRNGVIEFVAFKLYDLRQTGFIEHEELKEMVLALLHESELVLSEDIVEMIVDKTFSEADTKGDGKIDLEEWKAFVSKYPSLIKNMTLPYLKDISIAFPSFVVLPEIEDSDVSVSVNGD